In the Balaenoptera acutorostrata chromosome 16, mBalAcu1.1, whole genome shotgun sequence genome, AGAGAACCCCAGAATGGGGTACTAAAAATAAACACCCCTCCCCAAAATACACACAAGTgcgctcatgcacacacacacatatgcatccTCTCAGTCCATCAGTGCACTGTAACTGTGAACTGAGCTCTGGGGGTGAGAGCCATAGCTCAGACACTGGAAGTAAacctttggcaaaaaaaaaaaaaaaaaaaaaaaaaggaaaaaatgaacccAGAGACTTCCAACTCCTTTTTCCTTCCAGAGAGAAGGGGCGTGGAGATGGGAGTGGAGGTGAGCAGACGCAGGGCCACCACACTGCCCAATCCCAGGGGCCCCACTTCCATTATACAGGTGTGAATGACGGCCCTTcgagttgtgcagtgcacagctGCCCAGCAGTAAGCTGCAGCCCTGAGAGGGGTTCCAATGAAAAGCTatgaacagaaaaggaaattcctCTCCATGCTCCACCAGTTGCCCTGACTTCTGAGGGTGTTTGTGGAACATTACAGTGGGGTCTGGCAGAGGCGCTGGCTTTAAGAGGCAAGGCTACATTTTTGCCCTTGCCATGAGGTGGATGACATGTGGTGAATTAGCTGCCTAGGCTTGACCCCATTTTGTCTCCTGAGCCAAGAAGCTCCGCAGACACAGAGGACGTGGCCTGGGCAGGGAGGGTCATCGGACCTGGAGGCTCTAGCCAGTCAGCCTCAGGCAGGTTGCAGCGAGGCCTGACCAACATCCAATGGCTAAAAATGAGTTTAAAAGCTTTAGACCAGGTCAGGCAGCACTGCCTTGGGGCTCCCGCTGTATGTCCCACTGGACAAGGTTAAGCAGTAGAAACTTGGTAAGCAGAGAGGCAGGCCAGTGTggacacacatgcacgcacacaggcacaaacatccacacacacatccacacagaGGCTTGCACCCCTAGAACCTAGAGAAGCCATTGCTAGGATGACTCCCCTGGCACCCAGGACAGAGAACAAGAGCTGGTGCTGAAAGAAAGAAGCTGTATGTGTCTGTAATTTGGAAGTTATGCACAATCCTTGGTTCCTGTGTCCCAAGGCTCTTTTCTGTGTATGGCTTGAGCTTGAAGGTTCAAGTTGGAACCCTGTCTAATTTGCTCTCCTAGGAAGCTATTTAGGCTCTCAAAGGCAAccctccccactctccctctccccactagagTCTCAGTAGCCATTCCCAACAGCCTAGAGCCTCACTCTGCGAAAACTGGGAGGGGGCAGACTGACCTCATGGTTAGGATAGCTGTGGCCCTGTAGCCCAGATGCAGTGGGCGTCCAAGAACATCTCCCCTCTCTCAGGCTGAGGCACTGAGGTTGCAGGAGCCAGAGCTGAGAGCCAGAGATGGCATCCTGACCCAGAAGGAGGGAGCAAGGAACAAATACATACACGCGTGTGCAggcatacacacgcacacacatcccAAGGTTGACAAACTAACACACAGACATGATGACATCCAGAAGCTGGGGACTCCACACACTGAATGCAGGACTTTagggggcagagagggaaggTGCTGGGGCACAGAGGCAAGGGTAAGAAGTCCCTCCGAATGGGAGTGGAGTGCCAACCACCCTGCCTTGCCCCGAACACCTGCCTCCAGGGCCATGGCAAGAGTCCAGTCCATTAAGTGCAGCGTGCAATACTAGCGTTTGGAGTCTCCTGTCCTCATCAATGAAGCGGTGTGGACGGGCTAGCAGTCACCTGGCAGGAGGCCTCGACTCCTGGCAGGCTAGTTGTATCGGCCCTTGATCATTGTGTTCAACAAGGGCCCCACCTGTGAAAAGACATGAGGAGCCAGTCAGAACTGCCTCTCCCCTAGCCCCGGAGCCAGATGAGGTGTGTCTGGAGACATTGATGTCCAGCCAAGGGCAAGGACAAGGCTTCCATTCAATCTTGTAAACCCTCTAACCAACTCTCTTCCTAGCGGTCAACccagtattctggagcatggccCTCTCCTCTGGGTCCATCTTGTATTACCTTCCCTCTCACAATACCCTACATTTGTAAGCAGAACCAAACTGACAGACAGAAGGTCAGAGGAGCTAATAATCCCAGACACCCCGAGTGTTTACATGCATGTTTTGTAAATGTGACTTAAGAATCTTAAGTGACTCTATATCCTGAAAAGATCATTTGTAATCAGGCTGGTGCGATCTCCCAAGCCCACAGGTGCTCTGAATGCTGAGGCTATCCACAGGACAGAGGTAAGAGCATTACAGATACAAACCTCCCCCATTTACCCAATGGGCCACTGGCACACCTGCGTGGGAAGCAGGTCTCAACATTACCTAGAGCAGTCTTGGCACAGCTGGGAGCGTGTGAGTAGATGCTTTACTGCTCGCTTCCCATTCCAAAAGAATCCCCTCGGGGGTCCCCAGCTGGCACACAAGCCCCATGCGGAACATTACTACTAGCATGGAACAGATTATAATTGATCCGCCAGTCAAGCCCAGCTCTCATCAGAAAACAAGGATTTTCTGAACATACCCATAACCTCTATGAAGAAACAGGACAACAGATACTGAAACAGAAGAGCTACACAGACTGTGACACCAATCCTGACTTTCCCTGGTCGCTCTGCCCACTGAGTCACAGGAGTGCCACCTTGGGGCAGCCACATACCTCTTGTGGGTTCCCCAAGGCCTCTCCAAGCATCTTCTCAATGTTTCTCATTATGGCCACTTTCTGATGGGCTTTGAGAGGATATTCAATTCTCTTAGGGGTGGGGGCCCCCTGCAAAGGAAGCAGCAGCTCAGGAAATGTCTTTAGCAGGCTTCAGTGTCACCCATTGTTCCTAGCACCATCCTCCCTTAAGAAACCCAGTTCaaccccaccctctccagctccCCCAAAGACCTGGGAATCACTTCAAGAGATAGCcaacctccccaccctgcccctaaATAATTTATTACACCTACCTCACCCCACTCCCATCTACGAAAAAAACCATATTCACCTTATACCAGAAGTTCACAGTGATGGTAATCCCCCCATTTAGTAATGACTCTATGTGATGCCACCTGCAAGAAAATAAACAGGCTCCTGTTTGCCACCAATACTTTTCAGAGGGAGGGATCCTCTGAAACTAGGTAGAATCCTGCTAAGGGATATAATGAAGACAGACAGTACCTTCACACTCATCCTATCAAACACACTCTGGGGCTAGAGGCAGTGGTGTTCAGCCTTCAAATACCAAAGAGTCAAGAACAGTTTCTCTAGCCTCAAGCCTCTGGGATCTCTTTGGACTTGAGGAACTGTCATCTTGTCTAGAAACAGTACTGTCATTTCCCCCATGTTCAGTATGCTCATCATCTGGATATGCCAACCTTCCTGTATATCACATAAGTCCAATCCTGCCACAACTCAAAAGAAGAGACATGGATAAGGCTTTCCAGGGAATGGGAAAGAACGCTCCCTAAAAGCCCCCAGTCCTAGCCCCATCCTCACCAGTACATTGGGATGTAAAGAACATCACCAGGGCCAACCACTGTTTCGTAACCAACCACGTTCTGGAAATTGGGGAACCTCTCGTAGTCAGGATTGTCAAAGTCCACCTGAGaggttcaagagaaaaaaaaaaatcagtcaatcaCCAAATTTTTATCAGTAACTTAGGTAGTCAAGAAAGATGCCTTAAAAAAGTCTTTAGAATTTATATCCAGCAGAAGACACAACACACATTAAACATACACAAACTCTCTCAGAGAACGACCTAAGAAGATGGGCATTGCTGAATGTTAAATGATAAAGAATACTAAGCCTCAGTGCTCCTGAGGTCAGAAGCCAATCATCACAGTTTaaaggtcagaaaacatactCATGGCCTGCAGATCTGAGGAATTAGGACTCATTCTTCACCCAAACCTTCAGAAACTTTCCCCCCAATACATATTCTAACCAGCAAAGATTTCTACACGAGGTAGCTAAGCGGTTTTCTCCTCAAGAAAGGAGAGGCGCTCTCTGGTTGGCCACAAAGTCAACCACACACCTCACTGAGATCCAGAAAAGACATTAAGTGACATATCTCAATTCTATTCACCCTTCTCTTTATCAAAAAGAAGTAGCATCCATGACAAAAGTAAACAATTATTAAATCCAATGGAGACATACACATTTTGTTCCAAGAACTTATAATTCAATCAAACAGAATAACCAGAGTCCACCAGCATCAGTGATGGGGTCTGCCCTAAACATCTGGGGACCACCACAGGGACCTGGAATATATAAACTACATTGTGAAATTGTCCTCTGAGTTTGTCCAAACCTGGCATACCTccacagagaagggaaaagacaTGCCAGCCTTGGATCTCAAAGGAGTTCTACACCCTCCTCAGACCACACGAGCTCACCTGGCTCTGTCTGTCACATGGATGATGAACAGGATATGGGTAGAGGCACTCAAACTGATCCGGAGGGAACAAAATGCATCGCTTGTAGCCTTTTATCTGAGCAAAGAAGTTCTGTTGCTCATCATAGTGAGCAGGTGTCACATTTCCTGTAGGAAGACagacattttcttattcagagCAGTAACTCTATTGCACAGGAAGGAACATAGGCCCCAGTGCTGGAGAGAAACCCAGCTTGCCCTCTCAGCAAAGGGTTCCAAATCAAAATTTCAGGCAAAATCAGGGAGACTGTAATTACAACTCTCAGCCAATTAGGTGCTACACTTTTAATGGGTGATAAGTCTAGTAGCAAACATCACTGGCTAAGAGTTCACCATCAATTAGCAAAGTAGACTTTCTTAAATGATGACTGCTGCCCTTACTGGAAGCAACTGCACATCAAAGTGATACAAGTATGGCAAAATAATATACTCCGTACAGGTACGCCCCGCTTTTCAAAAGTTCGCTTTACGTCACTTTGCgtttacaaaagacctacatctgtacctgtttttgctaaccaaaagaaatccaaagaatTTGGATTGGAAATTGGAAATTTGGAAGCCAAAGAAtcctttccatttttatgaaaaaaaaaaaaaaaagcaaaaatatcatTCAGTGTTTGTTTGGCAGCGAGCCATCATAGAGGCAGCAAGCGCAAGCAGTGAGAGTGGCACTGCCAATCTCCTCCCCTGGAAACTatactcagcatctcagcatcaagccagCATCTCAGTATCAAGCCACCATAGCtctgaactgtgtctgtgagcatctgtgctttatctcaatttactttgtgcatccattagcaagatgtgtcctaaagTAATTGCTTCTTTGTTTTACATCATCTCGGCTTATAGAAGGTTTCACAGGAATGCTCTTTTAGACAGCTGAGGGGAACCTGTACTTGTACTCTTCTTGACTATGGCACGAATTCAAGGGCAGCAAAAAAACGCGAGttagaaacaactgaaatgaCTGGTATCAGCAATGCATGCATGATCTTCTTTGATGGAGTTAATCAGTCATTTTAAGTTGTACGAATATGTACTTGCTTTGGGTAGCTCTTTTGGAGCTCaaagattctcaacctctgctcCCACTTCATCACACCTGTGGGATTGCAACACTTCTTTAGATCAACACTGGAGCTGCTGATTCTCATCGAGGGAAGCATATCAGATTCCTGAAGAGAGTTGTATACTTTGAATAAGGCAAATTATTTAAGATGCCATCCTGAATTAGTTCTGCCCTAGCGTATGTATGCTCCATCTACTCTTTGTAAGTGGGGCTGCATCTGATGTTTATCCTTTGCACAATCTTTGAGAGATCAAGGGACCTCTGCAGGGAATGGAGTTTAGAAAACATTCCCCAGGTCTGCCTGGGTGGGCCAAGACAGCTGCTTTCCTAAGTGCAGAGATCCATATGCATCCTCAAAGGAGACCTGCTCTTTCATCTCTACCTGAGGGATCTGTTTCCCTGCTCTCTACACCACAGGATAGGAAGGCAACATAAAAATTCAGAGTCAAGTAAACAAGAACTGGCTCCTGGCAGGTCAACCAAGAGTTGGTTTCAAAGGGTCAGGTTAAGGGTCAATTCATAAGTTGCACTGCTGGAAACTTTTATTAACACTGCCAGCAAAGGACCCAAATCTGAAGAAAGGACAATCAAAGGGGAAGAAGAGACTTCAGAGCCTAGTGGTGAATGACAATAGGTAATTACTCTGCTTCCTTGTTCAACCCAATTTACTCACCATTTACTAAGTACCTACTATGGGCCTGGCACTGAGCAagtgacagaaaataaaaataagaataagacaATGAACCTGGCTGGTAAGTAGCTCTCTTTCTCCTGATTGGAGTTTAAAGgttcctctttttatttaaaaaaaaaaaaagtattcatgtATTTGCTTATGTATGTGTAAAATCCACTAGCAGGATACACAAGCAACTAATAACATATGGTGCctccagggagggaaggaaaggctgggaagctgggaaagaggctgggaaatagaaatggaagagagatttatcactacatacctatttACACCTTTTGAATTTAACCCCATTAATGTATTATCTGTTCAAACGATAAGGTTCAATTTACATTGGAAAAATGTTTCCCTCTTCTACTGGGATAAAAATCTTCTGAATATAGACAGATCCAATAGAGAACAACAGAATTTTAGAGATCCCtaatatctgaatatatatactCACACAGCAGCTGAGGAAGGGAACAGGGAACTTTCTTTTTAGAGTACCTGACATAACATACGTTACCTCGTTTAATCTTCATAGTTAGTTATAAGATATTACCGtgttcattttacaaattaggagACTGAAACAAGAAAGTTACGTGACTTGTTGACAGTCATGGAGCGAATAAGTGGTGGGGAAAGGTTCAGAAATCACTTCATATGACCCCAAGCCATGCTGCTTTCTGAAAGATTTCTTACCTTCCATGCCAATAAGCAGCAGGTTAGAGGTCAGCTGCCCCCAGCCACGCTTTCCCTGTTGCTTATTAATCCAGTTCCAGTTAAAACCCAAGAAGTCCATGACAATCTTCCTGCCCACAGTGTCATTGAGTGTTTGCTGCAGATACAACCTATGTTCCCCAAGAAGAAAATCCCATTAGTGCATGTACACACTGTCCCTGGCATGGCCTCTCATACCTGGAAATCCAAACCCAAGCCCATACCAACATCTCCCACAAAGAACAGCTGCAGTCATGGGACTCTCACAGAACTGAATCCTTACCTATCCTTCTCTGAGCTCTGTTCAAcaccaaattttatattttagagaagTGATTCTTAACTTTTTCTGGGTCACAGTATGAATCCTTTAAGAatccaaggaagaaaaaaaaagaatccaagcaAGGTTCCCCATAAAAATGTACACATTGAACTTTAATATAATTTCATAGATTTCCTCGAAGCCTACCCACAGACCCTAGAATGATGACTCAGCCTTGTTCCAGAAACTCTCGGGGCACGAGACATCCCCTTTGGCCCTTGATGGCCATTTTGGCAGCTCGTATTATTGTTCACCAAGAACTAGTTCCCTCCCTGTGAGAGTTATTCTTCCTCACCTCCTTGAAGCAAGGCTTGCTTATataacttgctttggccaatgagatgtCCACAAAAGTGACTGGTGCTGCTTCCAAACTGTAATTTTAAGAACCAGTACACACTACCACATCACTCTCCCTCTGCCACAGCAACTGCAAAGTATCCAATGGCAACTGCTAGAGCAATCTGTGTCCCAAAGAGCAAAAGATGATGTAAGTAGAGTCTCCAGGTGACCTGAGATGGACATGTAGcatgagtgaaaaataaacctttgttgcTTCAAGTCGCTGAGCCCTGGACTGAAGCCTAGTTTATCTTAACTGATTCAGCCACCTATCTGTAGCAGCCATCTATAGCTGAAGAAAAATACCTCACTAAGGTTTCTGCAGACCCAGGGCCCCTAACATGCCTGAGGAAGGTAAGAAGTTACTTAATAGATATGAAAAGCCAAACACACTTGATCAAGCCCCAAAAAACATTATTTAGGGGGcaaatgtgaagaaaaagaagtaatggTCCTGAGAGCATTACTTCAAAAGCTCAAAGGTATCCCAGTGCCTGGAATCACAATGTTTGAGGCAACATTAATTAAAAATCTTGATAAGTTGGAAACAGTTACCTGTTTGGGGACATAGAACCCTCAAGACTCGAATGCAACCTTGGAACGTTCCCCAGAGATTATGATGTACATATATTCATACAAATATTTCTCGAGTAACTCTGAAAGAGTCAGGAACACTCCCCAAACAGGAATCTAAGCAATTCCTGTGAAACCTTAACAGTAAATCCTCAAAATAGCTCAAAGAGGATCCTAACACCCTTCACCCCAGAATCATAACAAGCTGTACAATTATACAATAGAGGTGGTTGGTGCTAAAGTCAGCTGATAGGACAAATCTTGCAAATAGTAAAAAATTTTCCTTAAATCACCCATAAAGTACAGACTACACTCGTGGTTCAGACTTAGGCAAAATGCTCTCGCTACAGGAAGCAAGAAACTTAAAGTGACTGCGGAACCAGAGGACTCATGTGTCTTATCTCATGCTCATTCCAGTGCATACGTTCAATCAATAGCTTTACACTCCACCAGCATCATTTAAATCAATCTCTCTTCTCAAcattgggtgtatgtgtgtgtgtgcgcacgcgcgcaCGCACTGTGGTAAATTTGAGGACATTAATGCATGAGATGATTCAACTGAACCAGTCTCTATAAGACATAAAGAACAAATCAACCATAGTTCAGATTGTGAAAACTCTTCTGGTCAAAGTTCCATCATTATGACAACAGCTAAGAGTcaggaagccaaaaaaaaaaaaaaaatgtttcaaatccTTTCACTCTGCCACATACTGCTAACAAAGTCAGGAAGAGAACTGAGGCTGGAGAGTGAAGAAAAACCCAGGGTTGGGCACCAAATGTGAGACGGAGATAGTCATTCACCATCAAGTACTCAGTGACAGCAATTCCCCAGAGGCAACGTTATTTTGTGGGACTGAATGTTGTCTGGGACCTACATAAGAGGCTGCCCTCATAAAGAGAGATAAAGGTAGAGAGAAAGAGTCACTcccgtgtgtgtatatgtcttgTGCTTGCTATCATCAATACAACGCAACACATCCATattctccccaccctcacctaTACAACTTTTCAGCCTGCATTGCCCCCATTCAAATATTTTAGGACACAGATTGCAAACCCATAATCTCAGGAAATCTACTGACAGATATTTTAGATTGGCCTcttgcagcattttaaaaaatatgaattagcTGCCCACATTTAAAAgtcaaaaagattttaaataaaaatactgatttctggtttctcttgaaaaaaatcagaCTATCTGGCAACCCTGGGACTGCACTCCAAAATGGAAACAAGAGTCAAGTAATGACTTCGCACTTTGAATAAGGCATATGCCTTCAGCTTCATCATGGCTTTCACCCAAACAACTTCACTCACTTCATTCACCTACCTGACTCTGCTAGGCAAGTGTGACTCTCACTTTATGAAGACAACAAACTTGAGAATCACAGTTCAAGTCCAGTCATTCCATCATCCCTCACGCTAGAAAACTCATCCTCAGAtaagtaaaggaaaagaaaatagatgcCCTAGATCCAATGGAAAACCACGACCTGGGAATTTACCTCTCTTCACCTCCTCGCTCCTGTATATCCTGCAGTTTCTCAACAAACTCATGAAATTTCATTTCTTCCCTATTGGACCTCGGCTTAAAGTTCTGGAAATTAGCCATCTTTTTCTCATCATAGTACAA is a window encoding:
- the HIF1AN gene encoding hypoxia-inducible factor 1-alpha inhibitor isoform X1 — protein: MAATAAEAAASGSGEPREEAEAPGPAWDESQLRSYTFPTRPIPRLSQSDPRAEELIENEEPVVLTDTNLVYPALKWDLEYLQENIGNGDFSVYSASTHKFLYYDEKKMANFQNFKPRSNREEMKFHEFVEKLQDIQERGGEERLYLQQTLNDTVGRKIVMDFLGFNWNWINKQQGKRGWGQLTSNLLLIGMEGNVTPAHYDEQQNFFAQIKGYKRCILFPPDQFECLYPYPVHHPCDRQSQVDFDNPDYERFPNFQNVVGYETVVGPGDVLYIPMYWWHHIESLLNGGITITVNFWYKGAPTPKRIEYPLKAHQKVAIMRNIEKMLGEALGNPQEVGPLLNTMIKGRYN
- the HIF1AN gene encoding hypoxia-inducible factor 1-alpha inhibitor isoform X2, translated to MAATAAEAAASGSGEPREEAEAPGPAWDESQLRSYTFPTRPIPRLSQSDPRAEELIENEEPVVLTDTNLVYPALKWDLEYLQENIGNGDFSVYSASTHKFLYYDEKKMANFQNFKPRSNREEMKFHEFVEKLQDIQERGGEERLYLQQTLNDTVGRKIVMDFLGFNWNWINKQQGKRGWGQLTSNLLLIGMEGNVTPAHYDEQQNFFAQIKGYKRCILFPPDQFECLYPYPVHHPCDRQSQVDFDNPDYERFPNFQNVVGYETVVGPGDVLYIPMYWWHHIESLLNGGITITVNFWYKGAPTPKRIEYPLKAHQKVAIMRNIEKMLGEALGNPQEAPSSGYWE